The Metamycoplasma cloacale genome includes a region encoding these proteins:
- a CDS encoding lipoprotein 17-related variable surface protein encodes MKLKKFLLGFVSLATLATTPIAAISCGNKLSQEELTKSVNSVVVSLTKTDATVEEILNNNSLVSLTTKDTKVNIVKDSITKKDEQSVNVTYHVVDKNYKDNVSKTVTVVLQAQPVTPPTPETPEVTRLTADELTTLLNSATVVLTNSESNADDVVANHGLLTLTVDTTKVNGAITAVEKADDTHVNVSIQLTDKNFANNQSSVRIVSIETAAPLVRLTAEQLKEQLDAITISISGENSTYEDINANHNLVLATGHNASIVKFAIESISKESDTEVNITYKVIDKADETNISETKTVSQTVYSSFKKEVDKKVETLTVDSTSENYQLASDLQLSEVIVKDGENALSAMYEIKNMAFINETATEEELNGGYREVKFVISREGVDSKEVTKSVELFPTDTNVILAQKEKLKNNGYVLINTYNVEAKLKELSDGDLLSFDFKTGTLFTGKWNTPEKLDIFKLKEGLSLSSDTNLWSEFDETFAKSAARNKVLLNKLDNNQYKITFYLGKFSYVKTEQRIDLEPVELTFSLALPSKDVLDAKAAEIEKSFEYTDKANVYSNDAVEDNIVKPEINIEGAKININNFAKDASNNSISFNYTISYTDSAGTTVYSDSKHVTINGFKETELGTILNTLTVDYSSKNQSPSATSDTNNITIQKDGSEYIPEEGITLTKEIVAEKANDVDGTITVKITLTKDEMPISKEYIITGFTTSSLNLEDLITKISVELINVENKSETLASTITEANLNVTEPSGNLSKVVVSHQLTATDELGKLVVKTTITKDEQTQSKETTFDGFKIHKSDATLLNEMREKAKTNTLLNVTSWSALLEEVAKRKGYKPNGGLYIQNGTFKVGVKSADAKSSDIVLDIIFQDEAMNNEPRYKQLLLNNMLYSGTQANRKALNPKKTDEGWKIDFIIPFSDEDKGDTYTIIVPNQA; translated from the coding sequence ATGAAATTAAAAAAATTTTTATTAGGTTTTGTTTCGCTTGCAACGCTCGCAACAACACCTATAGCAGCTATCTCTTGTGGAAATAAATTAAGTCAGGAAGAATTAACTAAATCAGTTAATTCAGTTGTTGTATCATTAACCAAAACCGATGCAACAGTAGAGGAAATTTTAAATAATAACAGCTTAGTTTCTTTAACTACAAAAGATACCAAAGTCAATATTGTAAAAGATTCTATAACTAAAAAGGATGAACAAAGTGTTAATGTTACTTATCACGTTGTTGATAAAAACTACAAAGACAATGTATCAAAAACAGTAACAGTTGTACTACAAGCTCAACCTGTGACGCCACCAACACCAGAAACACCTGAAGTAACTAGACTAACAGCTGATGAACTAACTACATTGTTAAATAGTGCGACAGTTGTTTTAACAAATAGCGAATCAAATGCTGATGATGTTGTTGCAAATCATGGTTTACTAACATTAACTGTTGATACAACAAAAGTTAATGGCGCTATAACTGCTGTTGAAAAGGCAGATGATACACATGTAAATGTTTCTATTCAACTAACTGACAAAAATTTTGCAAATAATCAATCAAGTGTTCGTATTGTTTCAATAGAAACCGCAGCTCCTCTTGTAAGATTAACAGCTGAACAATTAAAAGAACAACTAGATGCTATTACCATTTCAATATCAGGTGAAAATTCAACATATGAAGATATTAATGCAAATCACAATTTAGTTCTTGCAACGGGTCATAATGCATCAATTGTTAAATTTGCAATTGAATCAATCTCAAAAGAATCAGATACAGAAGTGAATATTACTTATAAAGTAATTGATAAAGCTGATGAAACAAACATTTCTGAAACCAAAACAGTTAGTCAAACAGTTTATTCATCATTTAAAAAAGAAGTTGATAAGAAAGTTGAAACATTAACAGTTGATTCAACATCAGAAAACTATCAATTAGCTTCTGATCTACAATTAAGTGAAGTTATAGTTAAAGATGGTGAAAATGCTTTATCTGCAATGTATGAAATTAAAAATATGGCATTTATTAATGAAACTGCAACAGAAGAAGAATTAAATGGTGGATATAGAGAAGTCAAATTTGTTATTTCAAGAGAAGGAGTTGATTCAAAAGAAGTAACAAAAAGTGTCGAACTATTCCCAACTGATACAAATGTTATTTTAGCTCAAAAAGAAAAATTAAAAAATAATGGTTATGTATTGATTAATACATACAACGTTGAAGCTAAATTAAAAGAATTAAGCGACGGTGATCTACTATCATTTGATTTCAAAACAGGAACTTTATTCACTGGTAAATGAAATACTCCTGAAAAATTAGATATCTTTAAATTAAAAGAAGGTCTAAGTCTATCAAGCGATACAAACTTATGATCTGAATTTGACGAAACATTTGCAAAAAGTGCAGCAAGAAACAAAGTATTATTAAATAAATTAGATAACAATCAATACAAAATTACTTTCTATTTAGGTAAATTCTCATATGTAAAAACAGAACAAAGAATTGATCTTGAACCAGTTGAACTAACATTTAGTTTAGCTCTTCCCTCAAAAGACGTTCTAGATGCTAAAGCAGCTGAAATTGAAAAATCATTTGAATACACCGATAAAGCAAATGTATATTCAAATGATGCAGTTGAAGATAATATTGTAAAACCTGAAATTAATATTGAAGGTGCAAAAATCAATATCAACAATTTTGCAAAAGATGCTTCAAACAATTCAATCTCATTCAACTACACAATTAGCTATACAGATAGTGCTGGTACAACTGTATACAGTGATTCAAAACATGTAACTATCAATGGCTTTAAAGAAACTGAATTAGGTACAATCCTAAATACATTAACAGTTGATTACTCAAGCAAGAATCAATCTCCATCAGCTACAAGTGATACAAACAATATCACTATTCAAAAAGATGGTTCTGAATACATTCCTGAAGAAGGTATTACTTTAACTAAAGAAATAGTTGCTGAAAAAGCTAATGACGTTGATGGAACCATAACTGTTAAAATAACATTAACAAAAGATGAAATGCCAATTTCAAAAGAATATATAATTACTGGTTTTACTACAAGTTCATTAAATCTTGAAGATTTAATTACAAAAATTTCAGTTGAACTAATTAACGTTGAAAACAAATCAGAAACCCTAGCTTCAACAATCACAGAAGCAAACTTAAATGTTACCGAACCTTCAGGTAATCTTTCAAAAGTAGTTGTTTCACATCAATTAACCGCTACTGACGAACTTGGAAAACTTGTTGTAAAAACAACTATAACTAAAGATGAACAAACTCAAAGCAAAGAAACAACATTTGATGGATTTAAAATTCATAAATCAGATGCTACATTGTTAAATGAAATGAGAGAAAAAGCTAAAACCAATACTCTTTTAAATGTAACTTCATGATCTGCTTTATTAGAAGAAGTGGCGAAAAGAAAAGGTTATAAACCAAATGGTGGTTTATATATTCAAAATGGTACATTTAAAGTTGGTGTTAAGAGTGCTGATGCAAAAAGCAGCGACATCGTATTAGACATTATTTTTCAAGATGAAGCAATGAATAATGAACCAAGATATAAACAATTACTACTAAACAATATGTTATATAGTGGAACACAAGCAAACAGAAAAGCACTAAATCCTAAAAAAACAGATGAAGGTTGAAAAATTGATTTTATTATTCCTTTCTCAGATGAAGACAAAGGTGATACATACACAATTATCGTTCCTAATCAAGCATAA
- a CDS encoding Sapep family Mn(2+)-dependent dipeptidase has protein sequence MKKYIHYQQNDVEFKEMVQHIANICAIKSVSEENLESEYPFGIEVDKACNYALNLGKSFGFKTYKDPKNRYGYVEIGEGEKQIGIMAHLDVVPSGDESQWISDAFKPLITENEIFGRGSLDDKGPAIINIYAMKYIKDNNLLAKDWSIRLIFGLSEETTMKSMKFYLQDFPAPYIAYTPDGEWPLIYAEKLVYHVQISFPKIANLDIHGGDVINQIPDRVSIKNLNHKLINIKDSDLTINTNEVIVKGIGGHGSTPHKGDNAILKLLKSLALIEECKNSSVLKFIQETFQGTFEMNNVFPNFTDFSGSLSANLGMIRTTDKTLDLSFDLRVPVSHSKEVSNLLETYLNNLDKNISVKLLGYKPAKYIPKDDPLVSILMDTYNEKHNANEEPLAIGGGTYARLLDQCVAFGSTKMMHLMHGPNEAFSFTEIRDSLEIYINALNRLQEYKK, from the coding sequence ATGAAGAAATATATTCATTATCAACAAAACGATGTTGAATTTAAAGAAATGGTTCAACATATTGCTAATATCTGTGCTATTAAATCAGTTTCAGAAGAAAATCTAGAGTCAGAATATCCTTTTGGGATTGAAGTTGATAAAGCATGTAATTATGCTTTAAATTTAGGTAAATCCTTTGGTTTTAAAACATATAAGGATCCAAAAAATCGTTATGGTTATGTAGAAATTGGTGAAGGCGAGAAACAAATTGGAATTATGGCCCACCTTGATGTTGTTCCATCAGGTGATGAAAGTCAATGAATTTCAGATGCCTTCAAACCTTTAATTACTGAAAATGAAATTTTTGGACGTGGTTCTTTAGATGATAAAGGTCCAGCAATTATCAATATTTACGCAATGAAATATATTAAAGATAATAATTTATTAGCTAAAGATTGATCAATTAGATTAATTTTTGGCTTAAGCGAAGAAACAACTATGAAATCAATGAAATTCTATTTACAAGATTTTCCAGCTCCTTATATTGCTTATACACCGGACGGTGAATGACCATTGATTTATGCAGAAAAATTAGTTTACCATGTACAAATTAGTTTTCCTAAAATTGCAAATCTAGATATTCATGGTGGAGATGTAATTAATCAAATTCCGGATAGAGTATCAATTAAAAATCTAAATCACAAATTAATTAATATTAAAGACAGCGATTTAACAATTAATACAAATGAAGTAATTGTAAAAGGAATTGGTGGACATGGTTCAACACCTCATAAAGGCGATAATGCCATTTTAAAATTATTGAAATCATTAGCTTTAATTGAAGAATGCAAAAATAGTTCAGTTTTAAAATTTATTCAAGAGACATTCCAAGGAACATTTGAAATGAACAATGTTTTTCCCAACTTTACTGATTTTTCAGGAAGTTTATCTGCAAATTTAGGAATGATTAGAACAACAGATAAAACCCTTGATTTAAGTTTTGATTTAAGAGTACCTGTTTCACATTCAAAAGAAGTAAGTAATTTATTAGAGACATATTTAAATAATTTAGATAAGAATATTTCAGTTAAGTTATTAGGTTATAAACCAGCTAAATATATTCCAAAAGACGATCCATTGGTGTCAATTTTAATGGATACATACAACGAAAAACATAATGCAAATGAAGAACCGCTTGCAATTGGTGGTGGAACATATGCTAGATTGTTAGATCAATGTGTCGCATTCGGTTCAACTAAAATGATGCATTTAATGCATGGTCCTAATGAAGCTTTCTCTTTTACAGAAATTAGAGATTCACTGGAAATATATATCAATGCATTAAACAGATTGCAAGAATATAAAAAATAA
- a CDS encoding endonuclease, giving the protein MKHHKLIFGLITLPMLFAPISMISCGQTLEEEMKNQLLAANFTLSDEVNGKSIDEISSNDFIATFVPNSKFNVVKEIVNKQSNKIILKVKIIDKASLKETNFKIIEFAVSKGNSNSNNDPEQPVNPETTPNPSNPEQPANPNPKPEPEPEIPTPTPEPSNPEIAELEKMVKLMRNNLRMVSGSEKLFYYAVNNSHEFEYDYRSKKIVSHPAGTKINWRDSSTYSVVLELINDIFPNTNYELANAEQPYYSKGSWNDINKKISFEIVNGNIIFKHKVGLFKGRNVDAIASQSLSTSDLGKLPTIIDNPNVTPEPQPQPEPEPEIPTPTPTPNPDNSSNDNGSLNKHNSIVYNESDNYYSSLNGLSGDALINNLFTIQKKNREHVLGYNDLFETYKYAFVDKYYEKDGSVMDIYGENPKGNDPFVFWHGKYRDVGSREGEGMNREHLVAQSWFGKAAPMRNDAHHVWPTDKVVNARHSNYPFGTVTRATYTSLNGTKVGTSAEDGKPVTEVIDEFKGDVARAFLYVAFTYRDRNLRSNESAQRFFIDSKNTISPAFLKTMLAWHRMDPVDQFDLDRNNGVASRQVVRNPFTDYPELVDVIFGNNANYQFTNRGVALNVVKS; this is encoded by the coding sequence ATGAAGCATCATAAATTAATCTTCGGATTAATAACATTACCTATGTTATTTGCTCCAATTTCTATGATTTCATGTGGTCAAACATTAGAAGAAGAAATGAAAAACCAATTGCTTGCGGCAAATTTCACTCTTTCTGATGAAGTGAACGGAAAATCAATAGATGAAATATCATCAAACGATTTCATTGCTACATTTGTTCCAAATTCAAAATTTAATGTAGTAAAAGAAATTGTTAATAAACAATCAAACAAAATAATCTTAAAAGTAAAAATCATAGACAAAGCCTCTTTAAAAGAGACAAATTTTAAAATTATTGAATTTGCTGTATCAAAAGGAAATTCAAATTCAAACAATGATCCTGAACAACCAGTAAATCCGGAGACAACTCCAAATCCATCAAACCCAGAGCAACCGGCAAACCCAAACCCGAAACCCGAACCAGAACCCGAAATTCCGACTCCAACTCCAGAACCATCTAATCCAGAAATTGCTGAATTAGAAAAAATGGTTAAGTTAATGAGAAACAATTTAAGAATGGTTTCAGGAAGTGAAAAACTATTTTACTATGCAGTAAATAATTCACATGAATTTGAATATGACTATAGATCTAAAAAAATAGTTTCTCACCCAGCGGGAACAAAAATCAACTGAAGAGATTCGAGCACATATTCAGTTGTTTTAGAATTAATTAACGATATTTTTCCAAATACAAACTATGAATTAGCTAATGCAGAACAACCTTATTATTCAAAAGGTTCTTGAAACGATATTAATAAAAAAATAAGCTTTGAAATAGTTAATGGAAATATTATTTTCAAACATAAGGTAGGTTTATTTAAAGGAAGAAATGTTGATGCAATTGCTTCTCAATCTTTATCAACTTCAGATTTAGGCAAATTACCTACAATTATTGATAATCCAAACGTTACTCCAGAACCACAGCCTCAACCAGAACCGGAACCCGAAATTCCTACTCCAACACCTACTCCAAATCCGGATAATTCATCAAATGACAATGGTTCATTAAATAAACACAATTCAATAGTTTACAATGAATCTGATAATTACTATTCATCATTAAATGGGTTAAGCGGAGATGCTTTAATTAATAATTTATTCACTATTCAAAAGAAAAATAGAGAACACGTTTTAGGATACAACGACTTATTTGAAACATACAAATATGCCTTTGTAGATAAATATTACGAAAAAGATGGAAGTGTAATGGATATTTATGGTGAAAACCCAAAAGGTAATGACCCATTTGTATTCTGACATGGTAAATATCGTGATGTTGGTTCAAGAGAAGGTGAAGGAATGAACAGAGAGCATTTAGTTGCTCAATCATGATTCGGTAAAGCAGCGCCAATGAGAAACGATGCTCATCACGTATGACCAACTGATAAAGTAGTTAATGCAAGACATAGTAATTATCCATTTGGAACTGTTACTAGAGCAACATATACTTCATTGAATGGTACAAAAGTTGGAACATCTGCTGAAGATGGAAAACCAGTAACAGAAGTTATTGATGAATTTAAAGGAGATGTTGCGAGAGCATTTCTATATGTAGCATTTACATACAGAGATAGAAACTTAAGATCAAATGAATCAGCGCAAAGATTCTTTATTGATTCAAAAAATACAATATCACCTGCGTTTCTAAAAACTATGTTAGCATGACACAGAATGGATCCAGTTGATCAATTTGATTTAGATAGAAACAATGGAGTTGCTTCAAGACAAGTTGTTAGAAACCCATTTACAGATTATCCTGAATTAGTTGATGTTATCTTTGGAAATAACGCAAATTATCAATTTACTAACCGTGGTGTTGCATTGAATGTTGTAAAAAGCTAG